One window of Campylobacter avium LMG 24591 genomic DNA carries:
- the queF gene encoding preQ(1) synthase, translating to MRYGEKEIKEFDVDKDLELWENKAENDYLVKITLPEFACLCPRSGYPDFATLKLEYIPDKFIVELKAIKIYINSFMYKHISHEASVNEIYSTLKNKLKPKYIKLVAEFNPRGNVYTSIECRSDLVVPK from the coding sequence ATGAGATACGGAGAAAAAGAGATAAAAGAATTTGATGTGGATAAGGACTTAGAGCTTTGGGAAAATAAGGCTGAAAATGATTATCTTGTAAAGATTACTTTGCCTGAATTTGCCTGTCTTTGTCCAAGATCAGGTTATCCTGATTTTGCCACCTTAAAGCTTGAGTATATACCTGATAAGTTTATAGTTGAGCTTAAGGCTATAAAGATTTATATAAATTCCTTTATGTATAAACACATCAGCCACGAAGCTAGTGTAAATGAAATTTACTCCACCCTAAAAAATAAGCTAAAACCAAAATACATCAAGCTAGTAGCTGAATTTAATCCAAGAGGAAATGTCTATACAAGCATAGAATGCAGAAGCGATCTTGTAGTGCCTAAGTGA
- a CDS encoding methyl-accepting chemotaxis protein codes for MQSIKENSLVLDKHISLSSELSLKSIDGMNEMKNVMSKVDTTLKELLALVEQNTQKEQDITNSMFSLKESADSIIQMTNSIKDIAEQTNLLALNAAIEAARAGEHGRGFAVVADEVRNLAEKTDKSLADINLTVQSITSKINQNAELMQNIHESMMQTSNKTNDLQEEILASLQSLDYITDSTYSMQKKAEVAKEKMSQLEENIKKVEDMQTSLKELSSELSSMSNTLLDSSKELSSKLNSFK; via the coding sequence ATGCAAAGCATAAAGGAGAATTCTTTGGTGCTTGATAAGCATATAAGCTTAAGCTCTGAGCTAAGTCTTAAAAGCATAGACGGCATGAATGAGATGAAAAATGTTATGTCAAAGGTGGATACGACCTTAAAAGAATTGTTGGCCTTAGTTGAGCAAAACACACAAAAAGAACAGGATATAACAAATAGTATGTTTTCTTTAAAAGAAAGTGCCGATAGCATTATACAAATGACAAATTCTATAAAAGATATAGCCGAGCAAACAAATCTTTTAGCCCTAAATGCAGCCATAGAAGCAGCACGTGCGGGAGAACACGGACGCGGCTTTGCGGTGGTGGCTGATGAGGTAAGAAATTTGGCTGAAAAAACCGATAAATCCTTAGCCGATATAAATTTAACAGTTCAAAGCATAACAAGCAAGATAAATCAAAATGCAGAACTCATGCAAAACATACACGAATCTATGATGCAAACTTCAAATAAAACAAATGATTTGCAAGAGGAAATTTTGGCTTCCTTGCAAAGTTTGGATTATATAACAGATTCTACTTATAGCATGCAGAAAAAGGCTGAGGTCGCTAAGGAAAAGATGAGCCAGCTTGAAGAAAATATCAAAAAAGTTGAGGATATGCAAACCTCGCTAAAAGAACTATCCTCAGAGCTTAGCTCGATGTCAAATACCCTGCTAGACTCATCAAAAGAACTCTCATCAAAGTTAAATTCATTTAAATAA